A DNA window from Micromonospora sp. NBC_01739 contains the following coding sequences:
- a CDS encoding Na+/H+ antiporter subunit D — protein MNTLVPLPVLLPLLGAALTLLLANRPVPQRLVSVNCLGATLLVAVLLLVRSYRHGPLVVEIGAWPAPVGIVLVADQLAALMLVVSSAVTLCVLLYSIGQGQGETGESAPLAIFHPTYLVLTAGVTNAFLAGDLFNLYVGFEMLLAASFVLITLNGTRLRIRTGSTYVVVNVLASMIFLISVGLVYAATGTLNLAQLAARLDALPDGVRLSLQLMLLLAFGIKAAVFPLSAWLPDSYPTAPAPVTAVFAGLLTKVGVYAIIRTQTLLFPGDQAGTLLLVVAGLTMLVGILGAVAQSDMKRLFSFTLVSHIGYMIFGVGLSTVAGLVGAIFYVVHHITIQTTLFLVAGLVEQRTGSTDLRRLGGVARVAPLLGLLFFVSAMNLAGIPPFSGFLGKLGLLQAGVAVGGALPWTLVAVGTVTSLLTLYVASRVWSLAFWRAPCETVHPSGPLPGLTVGATTALVVLGVALTVVAGPLFEVTRGAAVDLRERTPYIQAVLPGGPP, from the coding sequence ATGAACACCCTCGTACCGCTGCCGGTGCTGCTGCCGTTGCTGGGGGCGGCCCTGACCCTGCTGCTGGCGAACCGGCCGGTGCCGCAGCGCCTGGTCAGCGTCAACTGCCTGGGCGCCACCCTGCTGGTGGCGGTACTGCTGCTGGTGCGGTCCTACCGGCACGGACCACTGGTCGTCGAGATCGGTGCCTGGCCCGCACCGGTCGGCATCGTGCTGGTGGCCGACCAACTGGCCGCGCTGATGCTCGTCGTCTCCTCCGCGGTGACCCTGTGCGTCCTGCTCTACTCCATCGGCCAGGGACAGGGGGAGACCGGCGAGAGCGCCCCGCTGGCCATCTTCCACCCCACCTATCTGGTGCTGACCGCAGGCGTGACCAACGCCTTCCTCGCCGGTGACCTGTTCAACCTGTACGTCGGCTTCGAGATGCTGCTCGCCGCGAGCTTCGTCCTGATCACCCTGAACGGCACCCGGCTGCGCATCCGTACCGGCTCCACCTACGTGGTGGTCAACGTCCTGGCCTCGATGATCTTCCTGATCTCGGTGGGTCTGGTGTACGCGGCGACCGGCACCCTCAACCTGGCCCAGCTCGCCGCCCGACTGGACGCCCTGCCCGACGGGGTCCGACTGAGCCTGCAACTGATGCTGCTGCTGGCCTTCGGCATCAAGGCGGCGGTCTTCCCCCTGTCGGCCTGGTTGCCCGACAGCTACCCCACCGCCCCGGCCCCGGTCACCGCCGTCTTCGCCGGACTGCTCACCAAGGTCGGGGTGTACGCGATCATCCGGACCCAGACCCTGCTCTTCCCCGGCGACCAGGCGGGCACCCTGCTGCTGGTGGTGGCCGGGCTGACCATGCTGGTCGGCATCCTCGGCGCGGTGGCCCAGTCGGACATGAAACGACTCTTCTCCTTCACCCTGGTCAGCCACATCGGGTACATGATCTTCGGGGTCGGGCTCAGCACGGTCGCCGGACTCGTCGGGGCGATCTTCTACGTGGTGCACCACATCACCATCCAGACCACCCTCTTCCTGGTCGCCGGCCTGGTCGAACAACGCACCGGCAGTACCGATCTGCGTCGGCTCGGGGGAGTGGCCCGGGTGGCGCCCCTGCTCGGGCTGCTCTTCTTCGTCTCGGCCATGAACCTCGCCGGCATCCCGCCCTTCTCCGGCTTCCTCGGCAAACTCGGGCTGCTCCAGGCCGGGGTGGCCGTCGGCGGGGCGCTGCCCTGGACCCTGGTCGCGGTCGGCACGGTGACCAGCCTGCTGACCCTCTATGTGGCCAGCCGGGTGTGGAGCCTGGCGTTCTGGCGGGCCCCCTGCGAGACCGTCCACCCGAGCGGCCCGCTGCCCGGTCTGACGGTCGGTGCCACCACCGCCCTGGTGGTCCTGGGAGTGGCCCTGACCGTGGTCGCGGGACCCCTGTTCGAGGTGACCCGGGGGGCGGCGGTCGACCTGCGGGAACGGACCCCGTACATCCAGGCCGTCCTGCCGGGTGGGCCGCCGTGA
- a CDS encoding Na(+)/H(+) antiporter subunit C, protein MTGTGANLVSFIAIGILVGCGVTLLLERSLSRILLGVIMISNGINLLIIFGGRPGGAPVVGVTDPAAMSDPLPQAMVLTAIVITFGFTAFLLAVSYRSWYLDGDDEVPDDIEDQRIKHRAARKEVSTVDLSEEPPEADPEQLDAPAPRRRRKGPG, encoded by the coding sequence GTGACCGGTACCGGCGCCAACCTGGTGTCCTTCATCGCGATCGGGATCCTCGTGGGTTGCGGGGTGACCCTGCTGCTGGAACGCAGCCTGAGTCGCATCCTGCTCGGGGTCATCATGATCAGCAACGGGATCAACCTGCTCATCATCTTCGGTGGCCGCCCCGGCGGGGCCCCGGTGGTCGGGGTCACCGACCCGGCCGCGATGAGCGACCCCCTGCCGCAGGCCATGGTGCTGACCGCCATCGTGATCACCTTCGGGTTCACCGCCTTCCTGCTGGCCGTCAGCTACCGCAGCTGGTACCTGGACGGCGACGACGAGGTGCCCGACGACATCGAGGACCAGCGGATCAAGCACCGCGCCGCCCGCAAGGAGGTCTCGACCGTCGACCTCAGCGAGGAACCGCCGGAGGCCGACCCCGAACAACTCGACGCGCCGGCACCCCGGCGACGCCGGAAGGGGCCCGGATGA
- a CDS encoding Na+/H+ antiporter subunit A produces MLVLLTLHLAAAITAPLLVRRWGPRACYPLALAPATAFGWALVQTPQVAHGGAVVETYRWIPQLGLELAFRITTLSWLMALLVGGVGAMVLIYSARYLPPEAVGTAQYAGVMVGFAGAMLGLVFADDLLLLYVCWELTTVLSYLLIGHSTERRSARWAAGQALMVTSLGGLAMLVGFIMLGHHGGTYRWSELAERPLPGGAYLVVAVLLILLGALSKSALLPFTSWLPVAMAAPTPVSAYLHAAAMVKAGIYLLGLLAPVLAGVGPWRPVVLICGLATMVLGGWAALRQNDLKLLLAYGTVSQLGLLAVAVGVGTADAALAGLAMLAAHALFKATLFLVVGVIDHGAGTRDLRRLSGLGRSAPVLAGVALLAAASMAGVPPLLGYVAKEAIFAAFTDRPVVLTVLVLGTVLTVAYSLRFLWGAFGTRPQTPPTTLGPIPSAMLLPPAALALAGLVAGTAAGPVDHLLRPYAEILGPLHGHLALWPGLNLALGLSALALAGGAVLFLARRPLAPVLAWLRAPVGGRQGYEWVTHRFDRIAVDVTSVTQRGSLPQYLGLILLVLAAVPGGVLLTIRPWQQPIAPWVTPVQPVVLLVISVAALLAVGARRRMTAMLLVGVTGYGTAMLFVLHGAPDLALTQFLVETVTIAVFVLVLRRLPRRFSVRPLWSSRWLRRTVGVIVGVTVAGLAVAAATARQARSISEDFAQLAVEQGHGRNVVNVTLVDIRAWDTLGELSVLVVAATGVASLVFERSRTGPRPRRLDLDRREVVAGRPVWLRGGVTLRERNRSLVLEVITRLIFHTAVLFSFYLLFSGHNAPGGGFAGGLVASLALTMRYLAGGRYELAEAAPVSAGTVLGAGLAVAVGSAMVTLLDGGAALSSAKVDFWLPLVGDFYLVTSLFFDIGVYLVVIGLALDVLRSLGAEVDRNIEASGGFTGGLAVQRRGGPR; encoded by the coding sequence GTGCTCGTACTGCTGACCCTGCACCTCGCGGCGGCCATCACGGCGCCGCTGCTGGTGCGCCGCTGGGGTCCCCGCGCCTGCTACCCCCTGGCCCTGGCCCCGGCCACCGCCTTCGGCTGGGCGCTGGTGCAGACCCCGCAGGTGGCGCACGGCGGGGCGGTCGTCGAGACGTACCGGTGGATTCCGCAGTTGGGGTTGGAGCTGGCCTTTCGGATCACCACCCTGTCCTGGCTGATGGCCCTGCTGGTCGGCGGGGTCGGGGCGATGGTGCTGATCTACAGCGCCCGCTACCTGCCACCGGAGGCCGTGGGCACCGCCCAGTACGCCGGCGTCATGGTCGGCTTCGCCGGGGCGATGCTGGGCCTGGTCTTCGCGGACGACCTGCTGCTGCTCTATGTCTGCTGGGAACTGACCACGGTCCTGTCGTACCTGCTGATCGGGCACAGCACCGAGCGGCGCTCCGCCCGCTGGGCGGCCGGTCAGGCGCTGATGGTGACCAGCCTGGGCGGCCTGGCCATGCTCGTCGGATTCATCATGCTCGGCCACCACGGCGGCACCTACCGGTGGTCCGAGCTGGCCGAGCGGCCGTTGCCCGGTGGCGCGTACCTGGTCGTCGCCGTGCTGCTGATCCTGCTGGGCGCCCTGTCCAAGTCGGCGCTGCTGCCGTTCACCTCGTGGCTGCCGGTGGCGATGGCGGCACCGACCCCGGTGAGCGCGTACCTGCACGCGGCGGCCATGGTGAAGGCGGGCATCTATCTGCTCGGTCTGCTGGCCCCGGTGCTGGCCGGGGTGGGGCCCTGGCGCCCGGTGGTGCTGATCTGCGGCCTGGCCACCATGGTGCTCGGCGGCTGGGCGGCGCTGCGCCAGAACGACCTGAAACTGCTGCTGGCGTACGGCACGGTGAGCCAACTGGGTCTGCTTGCGGTGGCCGTCGGGGTGGGCACCGCGGACGCCGCCCTGGCCGGTCTGGCGATGCTGGCCGCGCACGCGTTGTTCAAGGCGACCCTGTTCCTCGTGGTCGGGGTGATCGACCACGGCGCGGGCACCCGGGACCTGCGGCGCCTGTCCGGGCTGGGAAGGTCCGCACCGGTGCTGGCCGGGGTGGCCCTGCTCGCGGCCGCCTCGATGGCCGGGGTGCCACCCCTGCTCGGCTACGTGGCCAAGGAGGCGATCTTCGCCGCCTTCACCGACCGCCCGGTGGTGCTGACCGTGCTGGTCCTCGGCACGGTCCTCACGGTCGCCTACAGCCTGCGCTTCCTCTGGGGGGCCTTCGGCACCCGCCCGCAGACCCCGCCGACCACCCTGGGGCCGATCCCCTCGGCGATGCTGCTGCCCCCGGCCGCCCTGGCCCTGGCCGGGCTGGTCGCCGGTACGGCTGCCGGTCCGGTCGACCACCTGCTGCGGCCGTACGCGGAAATCCTGGGGCCTCTGCACGGGCACCTGGCCCTGTGGCCGGGCCTCAACCTGGCCCTCGGGCTCTCCGCGCTGGCCCTGGCCGGCGGGGCGGTGCTGTTCCTCGCGCGCCGTCCGCTGGCCCCCGTGCTGGCCTGGCTCCGCGCCCCGGTCGGCGGCCGACAGGGGTACGAGTGGGTCACCCACCGCTTCGACCGGATCGCCGTCGACGTCACCAGCGTCACCCAGCGGGGTTCCCTGCCCCAGTACCTGGGCCTGATCCTGCTGGTGTTGGCCGCCGTCCCCGGTGGTGTGCTGCTGACGATCCGGCCCTGGCAGCAGCCGATCGCGCCGTGGGTTACCCCGGTCCAGCCGGTGGTCCTGCTGGTGATCAGTGTGGCCGCCCTGCTGGCCGTGGGGGCTCGTCGCCGGATGACCGCGATGCTGCTGGTCGGGGTGACCGGCTACGGCACCGCGATGCTCTTCGTCCTCCACGGGGCACCCGACCTGGCACTGACCCAGTTCCTGGTGGAGACCGTGACCATCGCGGTCTTCGTGCTGGTGCTGCGCCGCCTGCCGCGCCGGTTCTCCGTCCGGCCACTGTGGAGCAGTCGGTGGCTGCGACGGACGGTCGGGGTGATCGTGGGGGTGACCGTCGCCGGACTGGCCGTCGCCGCCGCCACCGCCCGCCAGGCCCGCAGCATCTCGGAGGACTTCGCCCAACTCGCCGTCGAGCAGGGACACGGTCGCAACGTGGTGAACGTGACCCTGGTCGACATCCGGGCCTGGGACACCCTGGGTGAGCTGTCCGTGCTGGTGGTCGCCGCGACCGGGGTGGCCAGTCTGGTCTTCGAACGCTCCCGCACCGGTCCCCGCCCCCGTCGGCTGGACCTCGACCGTCGGGAGGTGGTCGCCGGGCGGCCGGTCTGGCTGCGCGGGGGTGTCACCCTGCGGGAACGCAACCGCTCCCTGGTGCTGGAGGTGATCACCCGGCTGATCTTCCACACCGCGGTGCTGTTCTCGTTCTATCTGCTGTTCTCCGGCCACAACGCGCCCGGTGGCGGCTTCGCCGGCGGGTTGGTCGCCAGCCTGGCCCTGACCATGCGGTATCTGGCCGGTGGGCGGTACGAACTGGCCGAGGCCGCCCCGGTCAGCGCCGGCACCGTGCTCGGGGCCGGACTGGCCGTGGCGGTCGGCTCCGCGATGGTCACCCTGCTGGACGGGGGAGCCGCGCTGAGCAGCGCCAAGGTCGACTTCTGGCTGCCGCTGGTCGGCGACTTCTACCTGGTCACCTCGCTCTTCTTCGACATCGGGGTCTACCTGGTGGTGATCGGGTTGGCGTTGGACGTGCTGCGCAGTCTCGGCGCCGAGGTCGACCGCAACATCGAGGCGTCCGGCGGGTTCACCGGTGGGCTGGCCGTCCAACGTCGGGGAGGGCCCAGGTGA
- a CDS encoding ATP-dependent helicase has product MAPSSAAPTGGATLSRFGAATREWFSAAFEAPTAAQAGAWAAVAAGRNALVVAPTGSGKTLAAFLWSLDRLARDPAPAEPRHRCRVLYVSPLKALAVDVERNLRAPLAGIRQAASRLGLPPPEITVGMRTGDTPADERRAFARTPPDILITTPESLFLLLTSAARDSLRGVQTVILDEVHAVAGTKRGAHLALSLERLDELLPAAAQRIGLSATVRPIEECARFLGGSRPVEVVAPTTAKTIEVSVQVPVEDMTRLDEQPGPEEGLDGPRTASIWPALEERVYALIQAHRSTIVFTNSRRSAERLCARLNELAAEESPQESPTARPTGVTATPARIMAQAGAMAGALPVIARAHHGSVSREERRHIEESLKAGQLPAVVATSSLELGIDMGSVDLVVQIEAPPSVAAGLQRVGRAGHQVGAVSRGVVLPKHRGDLLSCAVVAERMSEARIEELHHPRNPLDVLAQQIVAMVALDEWRVEDLAAVVRRAAPFAELPDSALHAVLDMLSGRYPSTAFAELRPRLVWDRATDVLTGRPGAQRLAVTSGGTIPDRGLFGVFLAGAERAARVGELDEEMVYESRVGDVFLLGSSSWRIEEITPDRVLVSPAPGQAAKMPFWKGDQPGRPVELGRAIGARIRTLLRKGDEEATAALRAAGLDDWAAGNLLAYLREQQAATRSLPDDRTVVVERFRDELGDWRLAVHSVLGARVNAPWALALARRLAERYGMDAQVLPSDDGIVVRLPDTADSPPGADVVAFDPEEIAQLVEESVGSSALFAARFRECAARSLLLPRRDPRRRQPLWQQRQRAAQLLDVAREYADFPVTLEAARECLQDVFDVPALVEVMRDLAGRRVRLVEVETPRPSPFARSLLFGYVGAFLYEGDAPLAERRAAALALDSALLGELLGRVDLRELLDPVVLAESERQLRWLTPQRRPRDAEDVVELLRQLGDLSTGELAERGVPLDWLTELTASRRVLPVRIAGQDRWVVVEDAGRLRDALGVALPVGVAQAYLEPVADPLGDLVARYARTHGPFAAASCAARFGLGVFVVEQALRRLAATGRVVSGEFTPESVGTQWCDAEVLRLLRRRSLAALRREIEPVPPRALATFLPRWQQVGSSARGVEAVAAVVEQLQGMSVPASALERLVLPARVADYSPALLDELCASGEVLWAGAGAISGGDGWVSLAYADLAPLLLPMPDETLARTPLHEAVLDALGEGQALFFRALADRVGATDDAELTGVLWDLVWAGHLTNDTLAPLRAALGGGGAHRARPTAARSRYRRPGRVALPSRGGPPTVAGRWSRLPERDTDPTRRAAALADVLLERHGVLTRGAVVAEQVAGGFAAVYPVLAAMEERGAARRGYFVDGLGAAQFAVPGAVDRIRALAEPLDAPKTPGGPALVLAATDPANPYGAALPWPDRVVDSGDAATPGTGHRAGRKAGALVVLVAGDLVLYVERGGRTLLSYTDDPEALAAAGKALAGAVASGALGPISVERADGQSVRSSALSDALTAAGFRATPRGLRLRA; this is encoded by the coding sequence GTGGCACCATCAAGTGCGGCCCCGACCGGTGGGGCGACCCTCTCCCGGTTCGGTGCGGCCACCCGGGAATGGTTCAGCGCCGCCTTCGAGGCACCTACGGCAGCCCAGGCCGGTGCCTGGGCCGCGGTCGCCGCCGGACGCAACGCCCTGGTGGTGGCGCCGACCGGCTCCGGCAAGACCCTGGCCGCCTTCCTCTGGTCCCTGGACCGGCTGGCCCGCGACCCCGCCCCGGCCGAACCCCGGCACCGGTGCCGGGTGCTCTACGTCAGCCCCCTGAAGGCCCTGGCGGTGGACGTCGAACGTAATCTCCGGGCCCCCCTGGCCGGCATCCGACAGGCCGCCAGCCGGCTCGGGCTGCCCCCGCCGGAGATCACCGTAGGGATGCGTACCGGCGACACCCCGGCGGACGAGCGCCGGGCCTTCGCCCGTACCCCACCGGACATCCTGATCACCACCCCGGAATCGCTGTTCCTGTTGTTGACCTCCGCGGCCCGCGACTCGCTGCGCGGGGTGCAGACGGTGATCCTGGACGAGGTGCACGCGGTGGCCGGCACCAAGCGCGGGGCCCACCTGGCGCTCTCCCTGGAGCGGCTGGACGAACTGTTGCCGGCGGCGGCGCAGCGGATCGGGCTCTCCGCGACCGTTCGACCGATCGAGGAGTGCGCCCGGTTCCTCGGCGGTTCCCGACCGGTCGAGGTGGTCGCCCCGACCACCGCCAAGACCATCGAGGTCAGCGTCCAGGTGCCGGTGGAGGACATGACCCGCCTGGACGAGCAACCCGGCCCCGAGGAGGGGCTGGACGGCCCGCGCACCGCCTCGATCTGGCCCGCCCTGGAGGAACGGGTGTACGCCCTGATCCAGGCACACCGTTCCACGATCGTGTTCACCAACTCCCGGCGCAGCGCCGAGCGACTCTGCGCCCGCCTCAACGAGCTGGCCGCCGAGGAGTCCCCCCAGGAGTCGCCGACGGCACGGCCCACCGGGGTCACCGCCACCCCGGCGCGGATCATGGCTCAGGCCGGTGCGATGGCCGGGGCCCTGCCGGTGATCGCCCGGGCCCACCACGGCAGTGTCTCCCGGGAGGAACGCCGGCACATCGAGGAGTCACTCAAGGCAGGTCAACTGCCCGCGGTGGTGGCCACCTCCAGCCTGGAACTCGGCATCGACATGGGCTCGGTCGACCTGGTGGTGCAGATCGAGGCACCGCCGAGCGTGGCCGCCGGTCTCCAGCGGGTGGGCCGGGCCGGGCACCAGGTAGGCGCGGTGTCGCGGGGGGTGGTGCTGCCCAAGCACCGGGGGGATCTGCTCTCCTGCGCGGTGGTGGCCGAGCGGATGAGCGAGGCCCGGATCGAGGAACTGCACCATCCCCGCAACCCGCTGGACGTGCTCGCCCAGCAGATCGTCGCGATGGTCGCCCTGGACGAGTGGCGGGTCGAGGACCTGGCGGCCGTGGTCCGCCGGGCGGCGCCCTTCGCCGAGTTGCCCGACTCGGCCCTGCACGCCGTACTGGACATGCTCTCCGGGCGCTATCCCTCTACCGCCTTCGCGGAGTTGCGTCCCCGGCTGGTCTGGGATCGCGCCACCGATGTGCTGACCGGCCGCCCGGGGGCCCAGCGGCTGGCGGTGACCAGCGGCGGCACCATTCCGGACCGGGGACTGTTCGGCGTCTTCCTGGCCGGGGCGGAACGCGCCGCCCGGGTCGGCGAACTGGACGAGGAGATGGTCTACGAGTCCCGGGTGGGCGACGTCTTCCTGCTCGGCTCCTCCTCCTGGCGGATCGAGGAGATCACCCCGGATCGGGTGCTGGTCTCCCCCGCCCCCGGGCAGGCCGCCAAGATGCCGTTCTGGAAGGGCGACCAGCCGGGCCGCCCGGTGGAACTGGGCCGGGCGATCGGGGCGCGGATCCGGACCCTGCTGCGCAAGGGCGACGAGGAGGCCACCGCCGCGCTGCGGGCCGCCGGGCTGGACGACTGGGCTGCCGGGAACCTACTGGCCTACCTGCGCGAACAGCAGGCCGCCACCCGCTCCCTGCCGGATGACCGGACGGTCGTGGTCGAGCGGTTCCGCGACGAGCTGGGCGACTGGCGACTGGCCGTGCACAGTGTGCTCGGGGCCCGGGTCAACGCGCCCTGGGCCCTGGCCCTAGCCCGTCGACTCGCCGAACGCTACGGGATGGACGCCCAGGTCCTGCCCTCCGACGACGGGATCGTCGTACGGCTGCCGGACACCGCCGACAGCCCGCCCGGCGCCGACGTGGTGGCCTTCGACCCCGAGGAGATCGCCCAGCTGGTGGAGGAGTCCGTCGGCTCCTCGGCACTGTTCGCCGCCCGGTTCCGGGAGTGCGCCGCCCGCTCGCTGTTGCTGCCCCGCCGTGACCCCCGCCGCCGGCAGCCGCTGTGGCAGCAGCGGCAACGCGCCGCCCAACTGCTCGACGTGGCCCGCGAGTACGCCGATTTCCCGGTCACCCTGGAGGCGGCCCGGGAGTGCCTGCAGGATGTGTTCGACGTACCCGCCCTGGTTGAGGTGATGCGCGACCTGGCCGGCCGCCGGGTCCGGCTGGTCGAGGTGGAGACCCCCCGGCCCTCACCGTTCGCCCGGTCCCTGCTCTTCGGGTACGTCGGCGCCTTCCTCTACGAGGGCGACGCCCCGCTGGCCGAGCGGCGGGCCGCCGCCCTGGCCCTGGACTCCGCCCTGCTGGGTGAGCTGCTGGGCCGGGTGGACCTGCGCGAGTTGCTGGACCCGGTGGTGCTGGCCGAGTCCGAGCGGCAACTGCGCTGGTTGACTCCCCAGCGCCGGCCCCGCGACGCGGAGGACGTGGTCGAGTTGCTGCGCCAGCTCGGCGACCTGAGCACCGGGGAGCTGGCCGAGCGTGGGGTGCCGCTGGACTGGCTTACCGAGCTGACGGCCAGCCGCCGGGTGCTGCCGGTACGCATCGCCGGGCAGGACCGTTGGGTGGTCGTGGAGGACGCCGGTCGGCTGCGCGACGCCCTGGGGGTGGCCCTGCCGGTGGGGGTGGCCCAGGCGTACCTCGAACCGGTGGCCGACCCGCTGGGCGACCTGGTGGCCCGGTACGCCCGGACCCACGGCCCGTTCGCGGCGGCCAGCTGCGCGGCCCGGTTCGGGTTGGGGGTCTTCGTGGTGGAGCAGGCGCTGCGCCGCCTGGCCGCCACCGGGCGGGTGGTCTCCGGCGAGTTCACCCCGGAAAGCGTCGGCACCCAGTGGTGTGACGCCGAGGTGCTGCGGCTGCTGCGCCGCCGATCCCTGGCCGCGCTGCGCCGGGAGATCGAGCCGGTGCCGCCCCGGGCGCTGGCCACCTTCCTGCCCCGGTGGCAGCAGGTCGGCTCCTCGGCCCGGGGGGTGGAGGCGGTGGCCGCCGTCGTGGAGCAGTTGCAGGGGATGTCCGTGCCCGCCTCGGCACTGGAACGGTTGGTGCTCCCGGCCCGGGTGGCCGACTACTCCCCCGCCCTGCTCGACGAACTCTGCGCCAGCGGCGAGGTGCTGTGGGCCGGTGCCGGGGCGATCTCCGGCGGGGACGGCTGGGTCAGCCTGGCCTACGCCGACCTGGCACCGCTGCTGCTCCCGATGCCGGACGAGACTCTGGCCCGTACCCCCTTGCACGAGGCCGTGCTGGACGCCCTCGGCGAGGGGCAGGCGTTGTTCTTCCGGGCGCTGGCCGACCGGGTCGGTGCCACCGACGACGCCGAGCTGACCGGAGTCCTCTGGGATCTGGTCTGGGCCGGGCACCTGACCAACGACACCCTGGCCCCCCTGCGGGCGGCCCTCGGTGGGGGCGGCGCGCACCGGGCCCGACCTACCGCGGCCCGCAGTCGCTACCGGCGTCCGGGGCGGGTGGCCCTGCCCAGCCGGGGCGGCCCGCCGACGGTGGCCGGCCGCTGGTCCCGGTTGCCCGAACGGGACACCGATCCGACCCGACGGGCCGCGGCCCTGGCCGACGTGCTGCTGGAACGACACGGTGTGCTGACCCGGGGGGCGGTCGTGGCCGAGCAGGTGGCCGGCGGCTTCGCGGCGGTCTATCCGGTGCTGGCCGCCATGGAGGAACGCGGCGCCGCCCGACGTGGCTACTTCGTCGACGGGCTGGGCGCGGCACAGTTCGCCGTGCCCGGGGCGGTGGACCGGATCCGCGCCCTGGCCGAGCCGCTGGACGCCCCGAAGACTCCCGGTGGCCCGGCCCTGGTGCTGGCCGCCACCGATCCGGCCAACCCGTACGGCGCGGCGTTGCCCTGGCCGGACCGGGTGGTCGACTCCGGCGACGCGGCCACACCGGGCACCGGCCACCGGGCCGGGCGCAAGGCCGGCGCCCTGGTCGTGCTGGTCGCCGGTGACCTGGTGCTCTACGTGGAGCGGGGCGGGCGGACCCTGCTCTCCTACACCGACGACCCGGAGGCCCTGGCCGCCGCCGGTAAGGCCCTGGCCGGTGCGGTGGCCTCCGGCGCGTTGGGGCCGATCTCGGTGGAGCGGGCCGACGGCCAGTCGGTGCGCTCCTCCGCGCTGAGCGACGCCCTCACCGCCGCCGGTTTCCGGGCCACCCCCCGCGGTCTGCGCCTGCGCGCCTGA
- a CDS encoding SAM hydrolase/SAM-dependent halogenase family protein — translation MTSSAHLTGSTQIVSLTTDYGLADGFVAACHGVIARLAPSLRVIDVTHLVPPGDIRRGAAVLAQTVPYLPVGVHVAVVDPGVGTARRGIALATPGGLLVGPDNGLLIDAATALGGVTEAVELTNPRWLAQRVSATFHGRDVFAPVAARLASGAPLSEAGPAVEVSTLIRLPEPVVEVRPDGFTAEVLTVDHFGNLQLAAPADLLLALPARVRIRPVGEQTWERVAVHGRTFGDASPGALVAHPDSAGRVALSTNGGRAAEVLGVAAGTLLRVDGLADC, via the coding sequence GTGACCAGCAGTGCGCACCTCACCGGGTCGACCCAGATCGTCTCCCTGACCACCGACTACGGCCTGGCCGACGGCTTCGTGGCGGCCTGCCACGGGGTGATCGCCCGGCTGGCCCCGAGCCTCCGGGTGATCGACGTGACCCACCTGGTGCCACCGGGCGACATCCGTCGGGGTGCGGCCGTGCTCGCGCAGACCGTGCCGTACCTGCCGGTCGGGGTGCACGTGGCGGTGGTCGACCCGGGGGTGGGCACGGCCCGCCGGGGCATCGCCCTGGCCACCCCCGGTGGCCTGCTGGTCGGGCCGGACAACGGGCTGCTGATCGACGCGGCCACCGCGCTCGGCGGGGTCACCGAGGCGGTGGAGTTGACCAACCCGCGGTGGCTGGCGCAGCGGGTGTCGGCCACCTTCCACGGGCGGGACGTCTTCGCTCCGGTCGCGGCCCGGTTGGCCTCCGGCGCCCCGTTGTCCGAGGCCGGTCCGGCCGTCGAGGTGTCTACCCTGATCCGGCTGCCCGAGCCGGTGGTCGAGGTACGTCCGGACGGCTTCACCGCCGAGGTGTTGACGGTCGACCACTTCGGCAACCTCCAACTGGCCGCCCCGGCCGACCTGCTGCTGGCCCTGCCGGCCCGGGTCCGGATCCGCCCGGTCGGCGAGCAGACCTGGGAGCGGGTCGCGGTGCATGGTCGTACCTTTGGGGACGCTTCGCCCGGTGCCCTGGTGGCGCACCCGGACTCGGCCGGTCGGGTCGCCCTGTCGACCAACGGTGGCCGGGCGGCCGAGGTGCTCGGTGTCGCTGCCGGTACGCTGCTGCGGGTCGATGGGCTCGCCGACTGCTGA
- a CDS encoding CPCC family cysteine-rich protein: protein MPAACPCCASRTGGGTCPVCFWTDDGQADADAEVVRGGPNGELSLTMARLNFAVYGACHPRYQDSVRPPRPEELP, encoded by the coding sequence GTGCCTGCCGCCTGTCCCTGCTGCGCGTCGCGTACCGGCGGCGGCACCTGTCCGGTGTGTTTCTGGACCGACGACGGCCAGGCCGACGCCGACGCCGAGGTGGTGCGGGGCGGTCCCAACGGGGAGCTGAGCCTGACCATGGCCCGGCTCAACTTCGCCGTCTACGGCGCCTGCCACCCCCGCTACCAGGATTCGGTACGCCCCCCTCGGCCCGAGGAACTGCCCTGA